Part of the Neisseria brasiliensis genome is shown below.
TATGTGCGCCAGTGTGGTTTAAGTCTTCGCGTTTCAACCAAATCTGCGCACCGCCCAAATGCTCGCTCAAACGCTCGGCATGGTAAACCGGGCTTGGGCGGCCGACATAATGTTTCAAATCATGCTCGAATGCCGCCCAAAAATCAGGATCCTGCTTCGCTTCGGCGTAAGCCTGTTTCAATTCTTCCAACGCGGGAATCAGCGTTTCTGAAACATACAGGCCGCCGTGTTCGCCGAAAAAGCCCTGTTGGTCGGGTGCTTGATAATTTTGCATGAATGAATTCCTCTGTGGGGGTTCAGACGGCCTGATGGATATTTAGGCCGTCTGAAAACAATAATTCTAATGAATGCCGATTATACACATATTTTTCGTGTGAACGCGCTTATCCGCGTGCAAAAATCCTTGTTTTTTCAGACGGCCTACAATAAGCCTGCAAACTCAAAAAACGCCCGATACGCCGCCGTTTTCTTGTCAAAACTCAAAGGATACGCGCGTGAAGTGGACGGCAAACGTGTCAGCGTCAAGGCGCGGCCTTGGTACACATAATCGATGGTTTCACCCGTTTTCGGTAACGCGGTTTTCTCGGGCAGCAATCCGAGCAACACTTCCGTGGCCTTACCGCCGGTAGTAAACACATGCCTGCAATGCGGCAGCTTGTGCAACACCGCCGCCAAATCCACCGCCTCGACCACTTTCAAAAACTTATCCGAAGCGTTGTTCTGCTCGCGCACGGCTTTCCACACCGTCGGGCAAGAGGCAATGCCGCGCTCATGCAAAAAAGCGATAATCTTTTCCGCGTCAAACGCTTTTTCAGACGGCCTTTGGAAATGCGTTTTGTCGCCGAAGAACACTTCGCCGTAAATGCGCCACATATCATTCTGAAAATTTGGATAATGAAACTGCATGGCGCGTTTGTCGTCTTTGGGCGGGAACGTGCCCATCATCATCGCTGTGGCATTGGGCGGCAGAATCGGTGGAAAAGGATGGGTTTCCACGATGGGTTCGCTGCTCATCGCTGTGCCCCCGCTTTCGCTACGGCTTGTAAAAATGCTGCCATTTTTTGCGCATCTTTAATACCGCTGCTGCTTTCCACCCCGCCGGACACGTCCACCGCCGTCGCACCGCTGATGCGTACCGCTTCGGCCACATTGCCTGCATTTAAGCCGCCTGCCAACACCCACGGTTTGTCGCGGTAATCGGCGAGCAGTTTCCAATCAAACTGCAAACCCGTGCCACCGTATTCATCGGGGTGATACGCGTCAAACAACACCGCGCGGGCATGGGGAAATTTGCTTGAGGCCGTCTGAATGTCTGCCGAGCTTTGCACGCGCACCGCTTTCAGATATGGGCGGTCAAACTGGCGGCAGAATTCATCGTCTTCATCGCCGTGAAACTGAATCACATCAATCGGCACTTGGCGCAGCGTTTCGCGGATTTGCTCGGCTGTTTCATTGACAAACAGCGCCACCACCGTCACAAACGGCGGCAAAGCGGCCACAATCGCCTGCGCCTGTTGAGTGTCTACCGCGCGTTTGCTCTTGGCAAAAAACACCAGCCCGACAGCATCCACCCCCAATTGCGCCGCGGCTCGGGCATCTTCAGGGCGGGTAAAACCGCAGATTTTGGTTCGGATTCGGGTCATGTGTGTTCCTTAGATTCAGCGTTTCAGACGGCCTATTATAAAGCAAAGGCCGTCTGAAAAATAAGCGCTTTTGCGGCAGCGCAATCAACAAAGCGCATTTCCGCATTACAATACACTTTTTATTCAGACGGCCTCATCATGAATTACCTTGCTTGGAACGGCATTCCCTCGCTCGCCGAACTCGTGCATACGCTTGCTCACCATGCCAAACCGCTTTATTGGGTGGTGTGCCTGCCTGCACGGGAAATGCCAGTATTCAGACCGTCTGAAAACCCTTGTGCCTTAGAGCAAACTTTAGCTGAAGCCATTGCGCGCAAAATCGGCTGCCTGCAATTCAATGCCGTGAATGTGTTAGCCAACGTGTTGCCCGATGTGCATTTATGGCTGGTGCCGTCTGAGCATGCTGCGGATATTCAAACGCATTTTCCGCATGCCTTGCAATGGCAAACCGTGCCCGTCACGCAACGCGGAACCACAGTCAAACCGTGGTTCCGCCCGACGGAAAACCAAGCCAAACCCACCAGCGCCATCGTCATCGGTGCAGGCATCGCCGGAGCAGCCACCGCGCGGGAATTGGCCGAACACGGCGTGCGCGTGACTGTGCTTGAAGCCAAGCATATTGCCAATGCCGGCTCGGGCAACCGCCAAGGTTTGCTGTATGCCAAAATCTCGCCGCACCCAACCGAGCAAACCGAATTGCTGCTGGCGGGCTATGGCTACACGCGGCGGCTGTTGGCCGATTTACTGCCCGAGCAACACGCTTGGGGCGGCAATGGCGTGTTGCACGTCAATTTCAACGAAGCCGAGCGCAAACGCAATCAGGCATTAGGTTTGCAGCACCATCATGCGCATTTATACCGCACCGTTTCCCAGCAAGAAGCGGCAGAAATCGCGGAGATCAATATTGGTTCAGACGGCCTCTATTGGCCGCATGGTGTGTGGCTCAATCCGCCTGCTTTGGTGCGCGCTTTATTGAATCACCCCTTGATTGATGTGCAAGAACACGCGCCGCTGCTTTCCGCCGAATTTGATGGCACGGCTTGGACGGCGCACACCACGCAAGGCAGTTTCACCGCCGAACACCTGATTTATTGCATGGGCGCGCACAGCCCCAACTCACCCGAGCGCAACGTGTCCGCGCTGCCGTTTCGCCAAATCCGCGGCCAAACCGGTGTTGCTACAGCAAGCGCGTTGTCGGCCAAACTGAGTTGCGCGGTATCGGGCGAAAGCTACATCAGCCCGAGCTGGCAGGGGCAACACTGCTACGGTGCGACATTTGTGTTAAACAGCAGCGACGAAGCATGGCACCAACACGAAGAATCGGCAAACCGAGCCGCTTTGCATGATTTACAGCCTGCTTTGGCCGATTCGCTGTTTTCAGACGGCCTCAATCCTTTGACCGAAGCCCACGGCCATGCCGCTTTGCGCTGCGACAGCTTGGACCATCTGCCGATGGTGGGTGCGGTGGGCGACATTGCCGCCATGCAGGACGTATACGCCAAGCTGGCTTTGGACAAACATTACCGCCTGACTGCTCCCTGCCCTTATCTGCCCAACGTCTGGCTCAACACCGCCCACGGCACGCGCGGTTTGGCGACGGCACCGATTTGCGCCGCATCGTTGGTGGCGGAAATCTCAAACCTGCCGCAACCTTTGTCGCCACGCCTGAAAGCCGCGCTGCATCCCAACCGCGCTGTGATTCGGGCGATTGTGCGCCATCAGTCGTTGCTTTGAATACCGACCTACACTTTCTTGAATTCATTAATTTTCAGCAATCTATAATCCGTCATTCCCGCGTAGGCGGGAATCCAGAACGTTGAATTGTGGTCACTTTTTATGTTTCTGAAGCAGATGAATCTGGATTCCCGCCTACGCGGGAATGACGGCCTTAGTATTCTTGATTCAAATGTGTTTTATAGAGGTATCAGGCCGTCTGAAACCCTTTGTCTCCATCCCACAACTCACCCCCCCCTGATACTCGCGCCTGACACTATGCATAAAGAAAGCATGACAAATCAGTGGTTTTCTCTCAAAATCAATATTTTTCAGACGGCCTGGGAAACCTTTACGCATAAAATCAGGTCTGAGAACAAGTCTGGCAACGAAATAAGCATCACATTATCGGGCAGATTGATTTAAAATATTCCAAATAATTATTCATATCTTAAAAATCATGCGTTATTACGGCACTATTGTCCGTTGGAACGAAAGCCGTCGCTTCGGTGCAATACGGGAGGAAAGCACCGAAAACGAAATTTTTGTCGCGCTTTCTACGTTCAACGGCCACACCGAAGGCCCTTTTGAAGGCCAACGGGTTTCCTTTTATCTCGCCAAAGGCCGGCAAGGCCGCAGCGAGGCTCAAGATGTCCGCTTTATCGATGACTTTGACGACGAAGCCGAATCACCATCCCATGCAGCCTACCGCAAACAAGGCGGTAGCCCTTCGCGTGCAGGCGGTGTGTTGCTGGCGATTTTATTGGGCGCGGCACTGCTTGGCGGCGCTTGGTACGGCTGGCAGGCTTGGCAAGATCACCGCGCGCAAACGGTTCACACCACCACGCCGCCCGATTCTATGGTTGCCACCATTGCGGCGCAGATGGAAGCCGAGCGTAAAGCATGGAATCAGGCCGTCAAATCCCCCGCTTCGGCAAAGCCGTCAGCCAAATTCAGTTGCGACGGGCGGCAATATTGTTCGCAAATGAACTCGCGTGAAGAAGCTGAATTTTTTATCCGACATTGCCCGAACACCAAAATGGACAGCGACAACGACGGCATTCCGTGCGAAAACGACAGCCGCTGGTAGCCTGAAGCCTTTCCCAAAACCAAATCTGTATATTGCTAGAAACAAGCACAACGCAAGTCAAAGAAATGTCCCAAATGGCGATTTTGCGCGCTATTAAAAGGCCGTCTGAAAAAATAATCCTTTTCAGACGGCCTTACATTCGCATTTCAAGTGCAACGCTCAAATGCCATTGGC
Proteins encoded:
- a CDS encoding excalibur calcium-binding domain-containing protein yields the protein MRYYGTIVRWNESRRFGAIREESTENEIFVALSTFNGHTEGPFEGQRVSFYLAKGRQGRSEAQDVRFIDDFDDEAESPSHAAYRKQGGSPSRAGGVLLAILLGAALLGGAWYGWQAWQDHRAQTVHTTTPPDSMVATIAAQMEAERKAWNQAVKSPASAKPSAKFSCDGRQYCSQMNSREEAEFFIRHCPNTKMDSDNDGIPCENDSRW
- the mnmC gene encoding FAD-dependent 5-carboxymethylaminomethyl-2-thiouridine(34) oxidoreductase MnmC; translated protein: MNYLAWNGIPSLAELVHTLAHHAKPLYWVVCLPAREMPVFRPSENPCALEQTLAEAIARKIGCLQFNAVNVLANVLPDVHLWLVPSEHAADIQTHFPHALQWQTVPVTQRGTTVKPWFRPTENQAKPTSAIVIGAGIAGAATARELAEHGVRVTVLEAKHIANAGSGNRQGLLYAKISPHPTEQTELLLAGYGYTRRLLADLLPEQHAWGGNGVLHVNFNEAERKRNQALGLQHHHAHLYRTVSQQEAAEIAEINIGSDGLYWPHGVWLNPPALVRALLNHPLIDVQEHAPLLSAEFDGTAWTAHTTQGSFTAEHLIYCMGAHSPNSPERNVSALPFRQIRGQTGVATASALSAKLSCAVSGESYISPSWQGQHCYGATFVLNSSDEAWHQHEESANRAALHDLQPALADSLFSDGLNPLTEAHGHAALRCDSLDHLPMVGAVGDIAAMQDVYAKLALDKHYRLTAPCPYLPNVWLNTAHGTRGLATAPICAASLVAEISNLPQPLSPRLKAALHPNRAVIRAIVRHQSLL
- a CDS encoding phosphoribosylanthranilate isomerase, which codes for MTRIRTKICGFTRPEDARAAAQLGVDAVGLVFFAKSKRAVDTQQAQAIVAALPPFVTVVALFVNETAEQIRETLRQVPIDVIQFHGDEDDEFCRQFDRPYLKAVRVQSSADIQTASSKFPHARAVLFDAYHPDEYGGTGLQFDWKLLADYRDKPWVLAGGLNAGNVAEAVRISGATAVDVSGGVESSSGIKDAQKMAAFLQAVAKAGAQR
- a CDS encoding DNA glycosylase, which translates into the protein MSSEPIVETHPFPPILPPNATAMMMGTFPPKDDKRAMQFHYPNFQNDMWRIYGEVFFGDKTHFQRPSEKAFDAEKIIAFLHERGIASCPTVWKAVREQNNASDKFLKVVEAVDLAAVLHKLPHCRHVFTTGGKATEVLLGLLPEKTALPKTGETIDYVYQGRALTLTRLPSTSRAYPLSFDKKTAAYRAFFEFAGLL